Proteins encoded by one window of Arachis ipaensis cultivar K30076 chromosome B04, Araip1.1, whole genome shotgun sequence:
- the LOC107638786 gene encoding coatomer subunit zeta-2, whose amino-acid sequence MSAPYSEACPSVKNILLLDSDGKRVAVKYFSDDWPTNAAKEAFERVVFTKTQKTNARTEAEIAMFENYIVVYKFVQDLHFFVTGGDDENELILATVLTAFFDSVGTLLRGNVDKREALENLDLILLCIDEIVDGGIILETDPNVIAGKVASNSIDSAAPLSEQTLTQAFATAREHFTRSLLK is encoded by the exons ATGTCTGCTCCTTACTCT GAGGCCTGCCCTTCTGTGAAGAACATCCTTCTTCTGGATTCCGATGGGAAGCGTGTAGCGGTCAAATATTTCTCAGATGACTGGCCAACAAATGCTGCAAAGGAAGCTTTCGAGAGAGTTGTATTCACCAAGACTCAGAAGACCAATGCTCGCACTGAGG CTGAGATAGCAATGTTCGAGAATTACATTGTTGTTTACAAATTTGTTCAAGACCTTCACTTCTTTGTTACTGGAGGAGATGACGAAAATGAGCTTATCTTAGCCACAGTCCTTACAGCTTTTTTTGATTCCGTTGGCACTCTGCTCAG AGGCAATGTGGACAAGAGGGAAGCACTTGAAAACTTGGATCTCATCCTATTGTGCATTGATGAAATTGTGGATGGCGG CATCATTCTTGAGACTGATCCAAATGTTATTGCTGGGAAAGTTGCAAGTAATAGTATAGATTCTGCTGCTCCTCTGTCTGAACAG ACACTAACTCAAGCATTTGCCACAGCAAGGGAGCATTTTACAAGATCCCTACTTAAATGA
- the LOC107638787 gene encoding uncharacterized protein LOC107638787 isoform X1, whose product MSYMKDQPRSSVKHQKSESNSTYNTGESNPGNNLWTDGLICAFEFVQGRKKPIKHRSPLKISDKLNLDVHQCKRSSSSEGLTHAASGRPDKDNLSHHSSVNSLRDSSLGASDDDKESQVSQGGQFNAAGKYEGGHWVPIGWKRILQLIQTVQVDADWGYHQIEIEDQEDEVTVADLAAPYWEYPAGPIWWCHVCAGHPNVEAWLINAKWLHPAVSLALRDESKLISEKMKHLFYEVPVRVAGGLLFELLGQSAGDPFNEEDDIPVVVRSWQAQKFLLTAMHIKGSVSRINVLGITEVQELLSAGGYNMPRTAHDIIAHLACRLSRWDDRLFRKSIFGAADEIELKFMNKRNYEDLNLFSVILNQEIRRLSRQVIRVKWSLHARDEIVFELLQHLKGNTAKSLLEEIKKSTREMIEEQEAVRGRLFTIQDVMQSNVRAWLQDRSLRVTHNLAVFGGVGVVLTIVTGLFGINVDGMPGGENTPYAFGVFAAVLILLTAVLIAAGLAYLGLKKPINEGQVEVRMLELQTLVKMFQHEAETHAQVRGNRNVSRNNLPPTSSEGLHIDPDSLLIR is encoded by the exons ATGAGTTACATGAAAGACCAACCACGTTCCTCAGTAAAACATCAAAAATCAGAAAGCAATAGCACCTATAATACTGGAGAATCCAACCCTGGAAATAACCTTTGGACAGATGGGCTTATTTGTGCTTTCGAATTTGTTCAAGGACGAAAAAAACCAATTAAACATAGGTCCCCATTGAAGATCTCAGACAAACTAAATTTGGATGTTCATCAGTGCAAGAGGTCCAGCTCTTCAGAAGGTTTAACACATGCTGCTTCTGGCAGGCCAGATAAAGATAATCTCTCACATCATTCATCTGTAAATTCCTTGAGGGACAGTTCGCTTGGTGCCTCCGATGATGACAAAGAGAGCCAGGTTTCTCAGGGTGGCCAATTTAATGCTGCAGGAAAATACGAGGGTGGTCATTGGGTACCAATTGGATGGAAAAGAATTCTGCAACTTATTCAAACAGTTCAGGTTGATGCAGACTGGGGTTATCATCAAATTGAAATCGAGGATCAAGAAGATGAAGTAACTGTAGCAGATTTGGCAGCTCCTTATTGGGAGTACCCAGCTGGGCCTATATGGTGGTGCCATGTTTGTGCAGGTCATCCCAATGTTGAGGCTTGGCTCATTAATGCTAAATGGCTACACCCTGCTGTTAGTTTAGCTTTGAGAGATGAAAGTAAACTAATAAGTGAGAAGATGAAACACCTTTTCTATGAG GTCCCAGTCAGAGTTGCAGGAGGGCTTTTATTTGAGCTATTGGGCCAATCGGCAGGTGATCCTTTTAATGAAGAAGATGACATTCCAGTTGTCGTTAGATCTTGGCAAGCACAAAAGTTCCTATTAACTGCAATGCATATAAAAGGATCAGTGTCCCGGATAAACGTTCTCGGTATCACAGAAGTTCAG GAGCTTCTTTCTGCTGGAGGATATAACATGCCAAGAACAGCGCATGACATTATAGCACATCTTGCATGCCGTCTTTCTCGGTGGGATGATAG GTTATTCCGTAAATCTATATTTGGGGCAGCAGATGAGATTGAACTGAAGTTTATGAACAA GAGAAACTATGAAGATTTAAATCTTTTTAGCGTAATTTTAAATCAAGAAATCAGAAGGTTATCAAGACAG GTTATCAGAGTGAAGTGGTCACTCCATGCAAGAGATGAGATTGTCTTTGAGCTTCTCCAACATTTGAAAGGAAACACAGCGAAAAGCTTattagaagaaattaaaaagagtaCAAGGGAAATGATTGAGGAGCAAGAAGCAGTCCGTGGACGCTTGTTTACCATTCAAGATGTTATGCAGAGCAATGTGCGAGCTTGGCTGCAG GATAGAAGCCTTCGGGTGACCCATAATTTAGCTGTATTTGGTGGTGTCGGTGTTGTCCTTACCATCGTTACAGGGTTATTTGGGATCAATGTTGATGGAATGCCTGGGGGAGAAAACACGCCATATGCATTTGGTGTCTTCGCGGCCGTCCTTATCCTTTTAACAGCGGTGCTGATTGCGGCTGGCTTGGCGTACCTTGGCCTGAAGAAACCTATTAATGAGGGCCAGGTTGAGGTTAGGATGCTTGAGCTTCAAACATTAGTGAAGATGTTTCAACACGAAGCAGAGACTCATGCGCAAGTCCGGGGAAACAGAAATGTGTCCCGGAATAACTTGCCTCCTACTTCCAGCGAAGGTTTACATATTGATCCGGACTCTCTTCTCATACGATAG
- the LOC107638787 gene encoding uncharacterized protein LOC107638787 isoform X2 translates to MSYMKDQPRSSVKHQKSESNSTYNTGESNPGNNLWTDGLICAFEFVQGRKKPIKHRSPLKISDKLNLDVHQCKRSSSSEGLTHAASGRPDKDNLSHHSSVNSLRDSSLGASDDDKESQVSQGGQFNAAGKYEGGHWVPIGWKRILQLIQTVQVDADWGYHQIEIEDQEDEVTVADLAAPYWEYPAGPIWWCHVCAGHPNVEAWLINAKWLHPAVSLALRDESKLISEKMKHLFYEVPVRVAGGLLFELLGQSAGDPFNEEDDIPVVVRSWQAQKFLLTAMHIKGSVSRINVLGITEVQELLSAGGYNMPRTAHDIIAHLACRLSRWDDRLFRKSIFGAADEIELKFMNKRNYEDLNLFSVILNQEIRRLSRQVIRVKWSLHARDEIVFELLQHLKGNTAKSLLEEIKKSTREMIEEQEAVRGRLFTIQDVMQSNVRAWLQGYLGSMLMECLGEKTRHMHLVSSRPSLSF, encoded by the exons ATGAGTTACATGAAAGACCAACCACGTTCCTCAGTAAAACATCAAAAATCAGAAAGCAATAGCACCTATAATACTGGAGAATCCAACCCTGGAAATAACCTTTGGACAGATGGGCTTATTTGTGCTTTCGAATTTGTTCAAGGACGAAAAAAACCAATTAAACATAGGTCCCCATTGAAGATCTCAGACAAACTAAATTTGGATGTTCATCAGTGCAAGAGGTCCAGCTCTTCAGAAGGTTTAACACATGCTGCTTCTGGCAGGCCAGATAAAGATAATCTCTCACATCATTCATCTGTAAATTCCTTGAGGGACAGTTCGCTTGGTGCCTCCGATGATGACAAAGAGAGCCAGGTTTCTCAGGGTGGCCAATTTAATGCTGCAGGAAAATACGAGGGTGGTCATTGGGTACCAATTGGATGGAAAAGAATTCTGCAACTTATTCAAACAGTTCAGGTTGATGCAGACTGGGGTTATCATCAAATTGAAATCGAGGATCAAGAAGATGAAGTAACTGTAGCAGATTTGGCAGCTCCTTATTGGGAGTACCCAGCTGGGCCTATATGGTGGTGCCATGTTTGTGCAGGTCATCCCAATGTTGAGGCTTGGCTCATTAATGCTAAATGGCTACACCCTGCTGTTAGTTTAGCTTTGAGAGATGAAAGTAAACTAATAAGTGAGAAGATGAAACACCTTTTCTATGAG GTCCCAGTCAGAGTTGCAGGAGGGCTTTTATTTGAGCTATTGGGCCAATCGGCAGGTGATCCTTTTAATGAAGAAGATGACATTCCAGTTGTCGTTAGATCTTGGCAAGCACAAAAGTTCCTATTAACTGCAATGCATATAAAAGGATCAGTGTCCCGGATAAACGTTCTCGGTATCACAGAAGTTCAG GAGCTTCTTTCTGCTGGAGGATATAACATGCCAAGAACAGCGCATGACATTATAGCACATCTTGCATGCCGTCTTTCTCGGTGGGATGATAG GTTATTCCGTAAATCTATATTTGGGGCAGCAGATGAGATTGAACTGAAGTTTATGAACAA GAGAAACTATGAAGATTTAAATCTTTTTAGCGTAATTTTAAATCAAGAAATCAGAAGGTTATCAAGACAG GTTATCAGAGTGAAGTGGTCACTCCATGCAAGAGATGAGATTGTCTTTGAGCTTCTCCAACATTTGAAAGGAAACACAGCGAAAAGCTTattagaagaaattaaaaagagtaCAAGGGAAATGATTGAGGAGCAAGAAGCAGTCCGTGGACGCTTGTTTACCATTCAAGATGTTATGCAGAGCAATGTGCGAGCTTGGCTGCAG GGTTATTTGGGATCAATGTTGATGGAATGCCTGGGGGAGAAAACACGCCATATGCATTTGGTGTCTTCGCGGCCGTCCTTATCCTTTTAA